The following proteins are co-located in the Nocardia bhagyanarayanae genome:
- a CDS encoding glycosyltransferase, whose product MEQSATQAVTEPNEHATPAAAPASLRADHRAPDRMVLQRGIFTGPSAKVSDELYAVVKGRAARERQALRLEKGATAHTNTYFGRFAASYWQRWTTVTEVRATMVLDVTKKARVRLVASDIAGHRRIIDTAKVDASGPLTLTAPLDQYVDGGALWLEFDADGGELGISELTWTSVAPERVRPVAIAICTFNRAADCAETVAALASDPTVLAAIDAVYVVDQGTDLVQDRPRYQEVQPVFGDKLRYIRQPNLGGAGGFTRGLYEVSAVNEHADVILMDDDILCEPETVLRLNAFANLTVEPTLVGAQMLFLLNPDYLNVGAEEVHLHELRHGQKVPKALRNTSMLKKNQERRVDAGYNAWWTCLIPAEVVAKIGLPIPIFFQWDDVEYGVRAREHGFVTVTLPNAAVWHADFYWKDYDDWARYFSTRNSLIVGAMHADLDGKKITKQLFRNIAEHLVAMQYGLVHTTLQGIEDFLEGPKILRDGGIAALAAARTSRADYGETIKHPAATPPVRAADIQLRRASGEPSREALVLVKRAINQWFGRTQHGLIGVTREDAHWWHVSLFDHVVVTDASQSGVRVRQRDKARARQLLLRTFRVLRRLRRELPDLQERYRAAMPELTSRANWERLYGIND is encoded by the coding sequence ATGGAGCAGTCGGCTACCCAGGCCGTTACCGAACCGAACGAGCACGCTACGCCTGCCGCCGCGCCCGCCTCGCTGCGTGCCGATCATCGGGCGCCGGACCGGATGGTCCTGCAGCGGGGCATCTTCACCGGTCCATCGGCCAAGGTGAGCGACGAACTCTACGCGGTGGTCAAGGGGCGCGCCGCACGCGAACGACAGGCGCTGCGCCTGGAGAAGGGCGCCACCGCCCACACCAACACCTACTTCGGCCGGTTCGCTGCCAGCTACTGGCAGCGCTGGACAACGGTCACCGAGGTGCGCGCCACGATGGTGCTCGACGTGACGAAGAAGGCCAGGGTCCGCCTGGTCGCCTCCGACATCGCGGGCCACCGCAGGATCATCGACACCGCCAAGGTCGACGCGAGCGGCCCGCTCACCCTGACCGCGCCGCTCGACCAGTACGTCGACGGCGGCGCGCTGTGGCTGGAGTTCGACGCCGACGGCGGCGAGCTCGGCATCTCCGAACTCACCTGGACCTCCGTCGCGCCCGAGCGGGTTCGCCCGGTGGCCATCGCGATCTGCACGTTCAACCGCGCCGCCGACTGCGCCGAGACGGTGGCCGCGCTGGCCTCCGACCCCACGGTGCTCGCCGCCATCGACGCGGTCTACGTGGTGGACCAGGGCACCGACCTGGTGCAGGACCGGCCGCGCTATCAGGAGGTGCAGCCCGTCTTCGGCGACAAGCTGCGCTACATCCGGCAGCCGAATCTCGGCGGCGCGGGCGGTTTCACGCGCGGTCTGTACGAGGTCTCCGCGGTCAACGAGCACGCGGACGTCATCCTGATGGACGACGACATCCTCTGCGAGCCGGAAACGGTGCTGCGGCTCAACGCCTTCGCCAACCTGACCGTGGAACCCACCCTGGTGGGCGCGCAGATGCTGTTCCTGCTCAACCCCGACTACCTCAACGTCGGCGCCGAAGAGGTGCACCTGCACGAGCTGCGGCACGGCCAGAAGGTGCCCAAGGCGCTGCGCAACACGAGCATGCTCAAGAAGAACCAGGAGCGCCGCGTCGACGCCGGCTACAACGCCTGGTGGACCTGCCTGATCCCGGCCGAGGTGGTCGCGAAGATCGGCCTGCCGATCCCGATCTTCTTCCAGTGGGACGACGTCGAGTACGGCGTGCGGGCGCGCGAGCACGGGTTCGTGACCGTCACGCTGCCCAACGCGGCGGTCTGGCACGCGGACTTCTACTGGAAGGACTACGACGACTGGGCGCGCTACTTCAGCACGCGCAACTCGCTGATCGTCGGAGCCATGCACGCCGATCTGGACGGCAAGAAGATCACCAAGCAGCTGTTCCGCAACATCGCCGAGCACCTGGTCGCCATGCAGTACGGGCTGGTGCACACGACGTTGCAGGGCATCGAGGACTTCCTCGAGGGCCCGAAGATCCTGCGCGACGGCGGCATCGCCGCGCTGGCCGCCGCCCGCACCAGCCGCGCCGACTACGGCGAGACGATCAAGCACCCGGCCGCGACGCCGCCGGTGCGCGCGGCCGACATCCAGCTGCGCAGGGCGAGCGGCGAGCCGAGCCGGGAAGCGCTGGTGCTCGTCAAGCGCGCGATCAACCAGTGGTTCGGCCGCACCCAGCACGGCCTGATCGGGGTCACCCGCGAGGACGCGCACTGGTGGCACGTCTCGCTGTTCGACCACGTCGTGGTCACCGACGCCTCGCAGTCCGGCGTCCGGGTGCGACAGCGCGACAAAGCCCGCGCCCGCCAGCTGCTGCTGCGGACGTTCCGTGTGCTGCGCCGCCTGCGCCGCGAGCTGCCCGACCTGCAGGAGCGCTACCGCGCCGCCATGCCGGAACTCACCAGCCGTGCCAACTGGGAGCGCCTCTACGGCATCAACGACTGA
- a CDS encoding glycosyltransferase, whose amino-acid sequence MDSTELRIAAVVPCHNEEASVAKVVADLQAAVPGIVVYVYDNLSTDRTAELARQAGAIVRQEHTKGKGNVVRRAFADIEADVYLMIDGDDTYEAADAPLMIKTLLDGPYDHVLGVRKQDSSGTAYRTGHETGNRVLNGVVGKVFGENVEDMLSGFRVFSRRFVKSFPAVSREFEIETELTVHSLHLRVPQTAVPVGFRDRPAGSESKLRTYHDGFKILALIIGLARHERPVAFYGLFGTLSWLVSIVLTIPIVIEFTRTHEVPRFPTLFLGFTLLLLGSLAWTAGLILDGIRRSRHEAARLVYLRYSAVVAEDDPFRNGGDAPARGDAR is encoded by the coding sequence GTGGACTCCACCGAGCTTCGTATTGCCGCCGTGGTCCCGTGCCACAACGAAGAGGCCTCGGTGGCCAAGGTTGTCGCCGACCTCCAAGCCGCCGTGCCGGGAATCGTCGTCTACGTCTACGACAACCTGAGCACCGACCGGACCGCCGAACTCGCCCGCCAGGCAGGCGCGATCGTCCGCCAGGAACACACCAAGGGCAAGGGCAACGTGGTGCGGCGCGCGTTCGCCGACATCGAGGCCGACGTCTACCTGATGATCGACGGCGACGACACCTACGAGGCGGCCGACGCCCCGCTGATGATCAAGACGCTGCTCGACGGCCCCTACGATCACGTGCTCGGCGTGCGCAAGCAGGACTCCTCCGGCACCGCGTACCGCACCGGCCACGAGACCGGCAACCGGGTGCTCAACGGCGTGGTCGGAAAGGTGTTCGGCGAGAACGTCGAAGACATGCTCAGCGGCTTCCGCGTGTTCTCGCGCCGGTTCGTCAAGAGCTTCCCCGCGGTCTCCCGCGAGTTCGAGATCGAGACCGAGCTGACAGTGCACTCGCTGCACCTGCGGGTGCCGCAGACCGCCGTTCCGGTCGGCTTCCGCGATCGTCCGGCAGGCAGCGAATCCAAACTGCGTACCTACCACGACGGTTTCAAGATCCTCGCGCTGATCATCGGCTTGGCAAGGCACGAGCGGCCCGTCGCGTTCTACGGCCTGTTCGGCACGCTGAGCTGGCTGGTCTCGATCGTGCTGACCATCCCGATCGTCATCGAATTCACCAGGACGCACGAGGTTCCGCGCTTCCCCACCCTGTTCCTCGGCTTCACGCTGCTGCTGCTCGGCAGCCTGGCCTGGACCGCCGGGTTGATCCTCGACGGCATCCGCCGGTCCCGCCACGAGGCGGCGCGCCTGGTCTACCTGCGCTATTCGGCCGTCGTCGCGGAGGACGACCCGTTCCGAAACGGCGGTGACGCGCCGGCCCGTGGAGACGCGCGGTGA
- a CDS encoding SDR family oxidoreductase codes for MTEPGSKPLAGRTLIMSGGSRGIGLEIAKRAAADGANITLIAKTDQPHPKLPGTIHTAAAELEEAGGQVLPFVGDVRIDESVAEAVRQTVERFGGIDIVVNNASAIDLSNTDALSMKKYDLMQDINCRGSFLLSKLSLPYLRESAKAGRNPHILTLSPPLNLDPKWAGASLGYTIAKYGMSLTTLGLAEELKNDGIGVNSLWPRTTIATAAVRNLLGGDQMIATSRTPDIYADSAYLVLTSPAEKTTGNFFIDDEVLAAHGITDLDKYRVVPGDAELTTDLFL; via the coding sequence ATGACGGAACCGGGTTCGAAGCCGCTGGCGGGCAGGACGTTGATCATGTCGGGCGGCAGCCGGGGCATCGGTCTGGAGATCGCCAAGCGCGCCGCGGCCGACGGCGCCAACATCACGCTGATCGCCAAGACCGATCAGCCGCACCCCAAGCTCCCCGGCACGATCCACACCGCGGCGGCGGAACTCGAGGAGGCGGGCGGGCAGGTGCTGCCCTTCGTCGGCGACGTGCGCATCGATGAGTCGGTGGCCGAAGCGGTGCGCCAGACGGTCGAACGTTTCGGCGGCATCGACATCGTGGTGAACAACGCCTCGGCGATCGATCTGTCCAACACCGACGCCCTATCGATGAAGAAATACGACCTGATGCAGGACATCAACTGCCGAGGCAGCTTCCTGCTGTCCAAGCTGAGCCTGCCGTACCTGCGCGAGTCGGCCAAGGCCGGGCGCAACCCGCACATCCTGACCCTGTCTCCGCCGCTGAATCTGGACCCCAAGTGGGCGGGCGCTTCGCTCGGCTACACCATCGCCAAGTACGGCATGTCGCTCACCACGCTCGGCCTGGCCGAAGAGCTGAAGAACGACGGCATCGGCGTGAACTCGCTGTGGCCGCGCACCACCATCGCCACCGCCGCGGTCCGCAACCTGCTCGGCGGCGACCAGATGATCGCCACCTCGCGCACCCCCGACATCTACGCCGACTCCGCCTACCTGGTGCTCACCTCGCCCGCTGAGAAGACCACCGGCAACTTCTTCATCGATGACGAGGTGCTCGCCGCCCACGGCATCACCGATCTCGACAAATACCGCGTCGTCCCGGGCGACGCCGAGCTCACCACCGACCTCTTCCTCTGA
- a CDS encoding antibiotic biosynthesis monooxygenase, translating into MFARSTTIHAQPTAIEAGIAHVRDEVMPALEGMPGCIGLSLLVDRGSGRCIITTAWETEQAMRDSAVRVRPIRERAAETFRGNAEVEEWEIAVLHRDHRSQEGACVRAVWVEGDPNRADAAIEGYKSRALPGMEELEGFCSASLMVHRASGRGVSCTTFDSADAMDRNREQAKRIREANTRNMGLRVTDVAEFELALAHLRVPELV; encoded by the coding sequence GTGTTCGCACGTTCTACCACTATTCACGCGCAACCCACCGCTATAGAGGCCGGGATTGCGCACGTGCGCGACGAAGTAATGCCCGCGCTGGAAGGCATGCCGGGCTGTATCGGGTTGTCGTTGCTGGTCGACCGGGGATCCGGGCGTTGCATCATCACGACGGCGTGGGAAACCGAGCAGGCGATGCGCGACAGCGCGGTCCGGGTCCGGCCGATCCGGGAACGGGCGGCGGAGACGTTCCGCGGTAACGCGGAAGTCGAAGAGTGGGAGATCGCGGTGCTGCACCGCGACCATCGCTCGCAAGAGGGCGCCTGCGTGCGCGCGGTCTGGGTCGAGGGCGACCCGAATCGAGCCGACGCGGCGATCGAGGGCTACAAGTCCCGTGCGCTGCCGGGGATGGAAGAGCTAGAGGGTTTCTGCAGCGCGAGCCTGATGGTCCACCGGGCCTCCGGACGCGGCGTCTCCTGCACCACGTTCGACAGCGCCGACGCGATGGACCGCAACCGCGAGCAAGCCAAGCGGATCCGCGAGGCCAACACCCGGAACATGGGCCTCCGGGTGACCGACGTCGCCGAATTCGAGCTGGCACTCGCGCATCTGCGCGTACCCGAACTGGTCTGA
- a CDS encoding GtrA family protein — MSFPEQPVTAPERSVSAEASAPTPVPPSESLITKLVAALRKGAAFLVVGAIGFLVDAGTYNVLVFWGGEGVLFHAPLPAKIIAIAVATVVTYFGNKWWTFGDKQTDNPAREYLLYAVFNVVAIGLQLGCLGFSRYVLDLSSPLSDNISGTLVGQIVAVVFRYWAYDKFVFTGKSANSQQQ, encoded by the coding sequence GTGTCTTTCCCCGAGCAGCCCGTGACGGCGCCCGAGCGCTCCGTGTCCGCCGAGGCGTCCGCGCCGACCCCGGTCCCGCCGAGCGAGTCGCTGATCACGAAGCTGGTCGCGGCGCTGCGCAAGGGCGCGGCCTTCCTCGTGGTCGGCGCGATCGGTTTCCTCGTCGACGCGGGCACCTACAACGTGCTGGTGTTCTGGGGCGGCGAGGGCGTGCTTTTCCACGCGCCGCTGCCCGCCAAGATCATCGCGATCGCGGTGGCGACGGTGGTGACCTACTTCGGCAACAAGTGGTGGACCTTCGGCGACAAGCAGACCGACAATCCGGCGCGCGAGTATCTGCTCTACGCCGTGTTCAATGTCGTCGCCATCGGACTGCAACTGGGCTGCCTCGGGTTCTCCCGCTACGTTCTCGACCTGTCGAGTCCGCTCTCGGACAACATCTCGGGAACGCTGGTCGGTCAGATCGTCGCGGTGGTCTTCCGGTATTGGGCGTACGACAAATTCGTCTTCACCGGCAAATCGGCAAATAGTCAGCAACAATAA
- a CDS encoding alpha/beta hydrolase, giving the protein MTATTVDGSAIVMNPDGPSAAARLLLATCRGVVRPMLRMAPITRATIPVGAFAIDGLARLRPAPRGIEREQVTLGGFRMEIVRPSGAARALRHGAVLYMHGGGFAVCGLETHRPVAASLARRIGLPVVNVDYRQLPVGSIGESVEDCLTAYRWLLRHGADPARIVFAGDSAGGYLTFATALRAVQAGLPVPAGLVGLSPLLDLDYAAKREYVNVARDPYIPLSALEAVVKLGAEIDGALDPLLSPVNGALSGLPPVLMIAAEDEVLRYDCELMARRLTAAGVPHAVELWRGQVHAFMSIAPNLPESRAALGRVARFARTRFEQLEQARTA; this is encoded by the coding sequence ATGACAGCGACCACGGTCGACGGCTCCGCCATCGTGATGAATCCGGACGGCCCGAGCGCCGCGGCGCGGCTGCTGCTGGCGACCTGCCGCGGCGTGGTGCGGCCGATGCTGCGGATGGCCCCGATCACCCGGGCCACCATTCCCGTCGGCGCCTTCGCCATCGACGGGCTTGCCCGATTGCGCCCCGCACCGCGCGGCATCGAACGCGAGCAGGTCACCCTCGGTGGATTCCGGATGGAGATCGTGCGCCCGTCCGGCGCGGCACGGGCGCTGCGGCACGGCGCGGTGCTGTACATGCACGGCGGCGGCTTCGCGGTGTGCGGGCTGGAGACGCACCGGCCGGTCGCGGCCAGCCTGGCCAGGCGCATCGGTCTTCCGGTGGTCAATGTCGACTATCGCCAGTTGCCCGTCGGCAGCATCGGCGAGTCGGTCGAGGACTGCCTCACCGCCTACCGCTGGCTGCTGCGGCACGGCGCCGATCCGGCCCGGATCGTCTTCGCCGGTGATTCGGCGGGCGGCTACCTGACCTTCGCGACCGCGCTGCGCGCGGTGCAGGCCGGACTTCCGGTGCCCGCGGGGCTGGTCGGGCTGAGCCCGCTGCTCGACCTGGACTACGCCGCCAAGCGCGAGTACGTCAACGTCGCGCGGGACCCGTACATCCCGCTGTCGGCGCTGGAAGCCGTCGTGAAACTCGGCGCGGAGATCGACGGCGCGCTCGATCCGCTGCTCTCGCCGGTGAACGGCGCGCTCTCCGGCCTGCCGCCGGTGCTGATGATCGCCGCAGAGGACGAGGTGCTGCGCTACGACTGCGAGCTGATGGCGCGACGGCTCACCGCCGCGGGCGTGCCGCACGCGGTGGAGCTGTGGCGCGGACAGGTGCACGCGTTCATGAGCATCGCGCCGAACCTGCCCGAATCCCGGGCGGCGCTCGGCCGGGTGGCGCGTTTCGCGCGCACCAGGTTCGAGCAGTTGGAGCAGGCTCGGACGGCCTGA
- a CDS encoding DUF2142 domain-containing protein: MTTSADRGSTVGTTIETPDTADSEHEPADSAKPAEGTEPSTAAREEDSASSGAARKAGRAIVTRFGAATVAFAVITALFGSLFAVLSPPFWGHDEITQFGRAYQVAYGGFLPQQIQDGRGLAYGGDVPVNVDALMGYAFRDYQDNPQEPDPMVADPGEYDRLKSAPVDSPMTSVWFTNTAAYSPVPYVPAAVGIRAAALFDLDVGSTVLLTRLAGLLAYLVVVGFGLYALRAHRVQWLAFTVAVLPIAVFQAGTVTADTLTNALAIMVSALLIKALFLGDGLSRTETVALLGATLLLPVSKPTYVLLAMLVVLVPVDRFGFFGGAAVSGFTWRRLVPWAFAAAGALAFAVWMKIAAPTGDGMSLMRPPHQWYTVKPGEQLGEILGDPLHFLSVFGDSISYRDQRWFTQFFGELGFAYIDVPAVAVLACLLAFAVSVGIADRMNPRTATFARTLVVALTVAASVAMIYVTLYMSFTPVGYYIIDGVQGRYFVPLALVAFAALLRWMPLRLTDARGQTPTWGPAVTVVVATLVALIASVAKYSTIVWG; the protein is encoded by the coding sequence GTGACCACCTCCGCCGATCGCGGCAGCACAGTGGGGACCACTATCGAAACGCCCGACACGGCCGACAGCGAGCACGAGCCGGCCGACAGCGCTAAGCCCGCGGAGGGCACGGAACCGTCCACAGCCGCACGCGAAGAGGATTCCGCGTCTTCCGGCGCGGCCCGAAAGGCCGGTCGCGCCATCGTCACTCGCTTCGGCGCTGCGACGGTCGCGTTCGCGGTAATCACGGCACTCTTCGGTTCGCTGTTCGCTGTACTCTCCCCGCCGTTCTGGGGCCACGACGAGATCACCCAGTTCGGCCGCGCCTATCAGGTCGCGTACGGCGGCTTCCTGCCGCAGCAGATCCAGGACGGTCGCGGTCTCGCCTACGGCGGCGATGTGCCAGTCAACGTCGACGCGCTGATGGGCTATGCGTTCCGCGACTACCAGGACAACCCGCAAGAGCCGGACCCCATGGTGGCCGATCCCGGCGAGTACGACCGGCTGAAGAGCGCTCCGGTCGACTCGCCCATGACCTCGGTCTGGTTCACCAACACGGCCGCCTACTCCCCCGTGCCGTATGTGCCCGCCGCCGTCGGCATTCGGGCCGCGGCGCTGTTCGACCTCGATGTGGGCTCGACGGTGCTGCTGACCCGGCTCGCGGGTCTGCTCGCCTACCTGGTCGTGGTCGGTTTCGGCCTGTACGCGCTGCGCGCGCACCGGGTGCAGTGGCTCGCGTTCACCGTCGCGGTGCTGCCGATCGCGGTGTTCCAGGCGGGCACGGTCACCGCCGACACGCTGACCAACGCGCTGGCCATCATGGTGTCCGCGCTGCTGATCAAGGCGCTGTTCCTCGGCGACGGCCTGAGCCGTACGGAGACGGTCGCTTTGCTCGGCGCGACGCTGCTGCTGCCGGTCAGCAAGCCGACCTACGTGCTGCTCGCCATGCTGGTGGTGCTGGTGCCGGTGGACCGCTTCGGATTCTTCGGCGGTGCGGCGGTTTCCGGCTTCACCTGGCGCAGGCTCGTGCCGTGGGCCTTCGCCGCCGCGGGCGCGCTCGCCTTCGCGGTCTGGATGAAGATCGCGGCGCCCACCGGCGACGGCATGAGCCTGATGCGACCGCCGCACCAGTGGTACACCGTCAAGCCTGGTGAACAGCTCGGTGAGATCCTCGGCGATCCATTGCATTTCCTGAGCGTCTTCGGCGACAGCATCTCCTACCGCGACCAGCGCTGGTTCACCCAGTTCTTCGGTGAACTCGGCTTCGCCTACATCGACGTGCCCGCCGTCGCGGTGCTCGCCTGCCTGCTCGCCTTCGCGGTGAGCGTCGGCATCGCGGACCGGATGAACCCGCGCACCGCCACCTTCGCGCGGACGCTGGTCGTGGCGCTCACGGTGGCGGCCAGCGTCGCGATGATCTACGTGACGCTGTACATGTCGTTCACGCCGGTCGGCTACTACATCATCGACGGCGTGCAGGGCCGCTACTTCGTGCCCTTGGCGCTGGTCGCGTTCGCGGCGCTGCTGCGCTGGATGCCGTTGCGGCTCACCGACGCTCGCGGGCAGACTCCGACGTGGGGACCGGCGGTCACGGTCGTGGTCGCGACGCTGGTCGCGCTGATCGCCTCGGTCGCGAAGTACAGCACGATCGTCTGGGGCTGA
- the rfbB gene encoding dTDP-glucose 4,6-dehydratase yields MRLLVTGGAGFIGANFVQQTVAERPETRVTVLDALTYAGNKASLDPVADRIEFVHGDIADLDLVDELVSGVDAVVHFAAESHNDNSLTEPWPFVQTNIVGTYSLLQAVRRHDVRYHHVSTDEVYGDLTPDAPAFTETTPYNPSSPYSATKASSDLLVRAWARSFGVRATLSNCSNNYGPYQHVEKFIPRQITNLIDGVRPRLYGAGHQIRDWIHVDDHNRAVWDILDRGRVGQTYLIGANGELDNKTVVRMLLEAFDRDPDDFDHVTDRPGHDQRYAIDATLLRTELGWTPRYADFRAGLAATIQWYRDNESWWRPEKAATERAYAAAGEQTLGRA; encoded by the coding sequence GTGCGATTGCTCGTAACCGGCGGCGCCGGATTCATCGGTGCGAATTTCGTCCAGCAGACCGTGGCCGAGCGGCCCGAGACGAGGGTGACCGTGCTGGACGCCCTGACCTACGCGGGCAACAAGGCGTCGCTCGATCCGGTGGCCGATCGCATCGAATTCGTGCACGGCGACATCGCCGATCTCGACCTGGTCGACGAGCTGGTCAGCGGTGTCGACGCGGTGGTGCACTTCGCCGCCGAATCGCACAACGACAACTCGCTCACCGAACCGTGGCCCTTCGTGCAGACGAACATCGTCGGCACCTATTCGCTGCTGCAAGCCGTTCGCAGGCACGACGTTCGCTACCACCACGTGTCCACCGACGAGGTGTACGGCGATCTCACCCCCGACGCACCCGCGTTCACCGAGACCACTCCGTACAACCCGTCGAGCCCGTACTCCGCGACGAAGGCGTCCAGCGATCTGCTGGTCCGCGCCTGGGCGCGCTCGTTCGGTGTGCGCGCCACACTGTCCAACTGCAGCAACAACTACGGCCCGTACCAGCACGTGGAGAAGTTCATCCCGCGCCAGATCACCAACCTGATCGACGGCGTGCGTCCCCGGCTCTACGGCGCCGGTCATCAGATCCGCGACTGGATCCACGTCGACGACCACAACCGCGCGGTGTGGGACATCCTCGACCGCGGCCGCGTCGGCCAGACGTATCTGATCGGCGCGAACGGCGAACTCGACAACAAGACCGTCGTGCGGATGCTGCTCGAGGCGTTCGACCGCGATCCCGACGATTTCGACCACGTCACCGATCGCCCCGGCCACGACCAGCGCTACGCGATCGACGCCACCCTGCTGCGCACCGAACTCGGCTGGACCCCGCGCTACGCCGACTTCCGCGCGGGTCTGGCGGCCACCATCCAGTGGTACCGCGACAACGAATCCTGGTGGCGCCCAGAGAAAGCCGCGACCGAACGCGCCTACGCGGCGGCGGGCGAGCAGACGCTGGGCCGTGCGTAG
- a CDS encoding glycosyltransferase has translation MNEPTGQNAPITAGADAPVDSPAPEVVYTPTDTGPDARVIAVVVTHKRRELLAESLKVVASQSRPVDHLIVIDNGNEPEVAELVKQQPVETTYLGSAHNLGGAGGFALGILHALSQGADWVWLADDDGRPEGAEVLATLLGCAKRHGLAEVSPVVCDIDDPDRLAFPLRRGVVWRRLRSELGDEDFLPGIASLFNGALIATAAVDLIGVPDLRLFVRGDEVEVHRRLVRSGLPFGTCLQTAYLHPNGAAEFKPILGGRMHTQYPDDPVKRYFTYRNRGYLMAQPGMRKLLPQEWIRFSWFFLVTRRDPAGLKEWFHLRSLGRNEQFGKPEK, from the coding sequence ATGAACGAGCCGACCGGGCAGAACGCCCCGATCACCGCTGGGGCCGACGCCCCGGTCGACTCGCCCGCGCCGGAGGTGGTCTACACGCCCACCGACACCGGGCCGGACGCCCGCGTCATCGCCGTCGTGGTCACCCACAAGCGCCGTGAGCTGCTTGCCGAATCGCTGAAGGTCGTCGCCTCGCAGTCCCGGCCGGTCGATCACCTCATCGTGATCGACAACGGCAACGAGCCCGAGGTCGCCGAACTGGTGAAGCAGCAGCCGGTCGAGACGACCTACCTGGGCTCGGCCCACAACCTCGGCGGCGCGGGCGGTTTCGCGCTCGGCATCCTGCACGCGCTGTCCCAGGGCGCGGACTGGGTGTGGCTGGCCGACGACGACGGCAGGCCCGAGGGCGCCGAGGTGCTCGCCACGCTGCTGGGCTGCGCGAAGCGGCACGGCCTCGCCGAAGTCTCCCCCGTCGTCTGCGATATCGACGACCCGGACCGGCTGGCCTTCCCGCTGCGCCGCGGCGTGGTGTGGCGGCGGTTGCGCTCCGAGCTCGGCGACGAGGACTTCCTGCCGGGCATCGCGTCGCTGTTCAACGGCGCGCTCATCGCCACGGCGGCGGTCGACCTGATCGGCGTGCCGGACCTGCGCCTGTTCGTGCGCGGCGACGAGGTCGAGGTACACCGGCGGCTGGTCCGCTCGGGCCTACCCTTCGGCACCTGCCTACAGACGGCCTACCTGCATCCCAACGGCGCCGCCGAGTTCAAGCCGATCCTGGGCGGCCGGATGCACACCCAGTACCCCGACGACCCGGTGAAGCGCTATTTCACCTACCGCAACCGCGGCTACCTGATGGCTCAGCCGGGTATGCGAAAGCTGTTGCCGCAGGAGTGGATCCGATTCTCCTGGTTCTTCCTCGTCACCCGCCGCGATCCCGCGGGTCTGAAGGAGTGGTTCCACTTGCGCTCGCTCGGGCGAAACGAGCAGTTCGGCAAGCCGGAGAAGTAG
- the rsgA gene encoding ribosome small subunit-dependent GTPase A, with product MVDYDLLVPYGWTEAVANEYAALIDDGCVPARVIRMDRSECDVATPEGWARAKCPRSDAEPSGLCTGDWVSLDAQRNVRALLPRRSAIVRSTASRRSEGQVLAANVDTVLVCTAADGDVDLGRIERMLALAWESNAQPVVVLTKADAAEDIPIESVQAVAPGATVLAVSASSGYGIDVLTAVLDGTVALIGPSGAGKSTLANALLGAEVFATNAVRAVDKKGRHTTVHRELRPLPNGGTLIDTPGLRGIGLWDAAEGIEKTFSDIETFAADCRFADCSHEGEPGCAVREAIETGALTQRRFDSYRKLAKENAWMEARADKRLQAERDRAWRGIRKQQRQMYRERGSRR from the coding sequence ATGGTCGACTACGACCTGCTCGTCCCTTACGGCTGGACGGAAGCCGTAGCCAATGAATACGCCGCGCTCATCGACGACGGGTGCGTGCCTGCGCGGGTGATCCGGATGGATCGCAGCGAATGCGATGTGGCGACGCCGGAAGGGTGGGCGCGGGCCAAGTGCCCGCGCTCGGATGCCGAGCCGAGCGGCTTGTGCACCGGCGACTGGGTGAGCCTCGACGCGCAGCGCAACGTGCGCGCGCTGCTGCCGCGCCGCTCCGCGATCGTGCGCTCCACGGCGTCGCGGCGGTCCGAGGGTCAAGTGCTCGCCGCCAATGTGGACACCGTGCTGGTCTGCACGGCAGCCGACGGCGATGTCGACCTCGGCCGGATCGAACGGATGCTCGCCCTGGCGTGGGAGAGCAACGCGCAACCGGTCGTCGTGCTCACCAAAGCCGATGCGGCCGAGGACATTCCCATCGAAAGCGTGCAGGCCGTCGCGCCCGGTGCGACGGTGCTCGCGGTCAGCGCGTCCAGCGGATACGGGATCGATGTGCTCACCGCCGTGCTCGACGGGACGGTCGCGCTGATCGGCCCGTCCGGCGCGGGCAAGTCGACGCTGGCCAACGCGCTGCTCGGCGCGGAAGTGTTCGCCACCAACGCCGTTCGCGCGGTGGACAAGAAGGGCAGGCACACCACCGTGCACCGGGAGTTGCGCCCGCTGCCCAACGGCGGAACGCTCATCGACACGCCAGGTCTGCGCGGGATCGGTCTGTGGGATGCCGCCGAAGGCATCGAGAAGACCTTCAGCGACATCGAAACCTTCGCGGCGGACTGCCGTTTCGCCGACTGCTCGCACGAGGGCGAACCCGGCTGCGCGGTGCGCGAGGCCATCGAGACCGGGGCGCTCACCCAGCGCCGGTTCGACAGCTATCGCAAGCTCGCCAAGGAGAACGCGTGGATGGAGGCCAGGGCCGACAAACGGTTGCAGGCCGAACGCGATCGCGCTTGGCGCGGCATCAGGAAGCAGCAACGCCAGATGTACCGGGAGCGGGGATCGCGGCGCTGA